In Sphingomonas sp. LR60, the following are encoded in one genomic region:
- a CDS encoding ABC-F family ATP-binding cassette domain-containing protein, translating into MLSLNGITVRLGGRTILDRASAALPPGSRVGLIGRNGAGKSTMVRVIAGLLEPDEGSADMPRGARIGYIAQEAPAGDATPLETVLAADTERAALLEEAEAFDGTGCMDRLGEVHDRLIAIDAYSAPSRAARILVGLGFDEEAQNQPLDSFSGGWKMRVALAALLFSQPDLLLLDEPSNHLDLEAVMWLEDFLKSYRATIVVVSHERDFLNNVVDHILHLQGGKTTLYPGGYDAFERQRAERLAQLAAARANQDAQRAKLQDYVARNSARASTAKQAQSRAKMLAKMQPIAEAVNDPTLSFDFPNPTELRPPLITLDHAAVGYGETPILSRLNLRMDPEDRIALLGRNGNGKTTLARLLAAQLTPLAGEMSATGKMKVGYFTQYQVEELEADDTPLAHMTRVMPGASPAAVRGQLGRFGFSGDRATARVGSMSGGERARLALALVTREAPHLLILDEPTNHLDVDAREALVQALNAYTGAVLLVSHDRHMVELSADRLVLVDNGTAKEFDGSLDDYIAFVLAGDGKGADKAKGTKQERKAAAAARENDKALKKEARDAEAELTKLTAERAAIDRAMFDPSTAEPKYAKLTMTELMKQRAELNDRIEAAEARWMVASEAMEAA; encoded by the coding sequence ATGCTTTCTCTCAACGGCATCACCGTGCGGCTTGGCGGCCGCACGATCCTCGACCGCGCCAGTGCCGCGCTGCCGCCGGGCAGTCGCGTCGGGCTGATCGGGCGCAACGGCGCGGGCAAGTCGACGATGGTGCGCGTCATTGCCGGGTTGCTGGAACCGGACGAGGGCTCGGCCGACATGCCGCGCGGCGCGCGCATCGGCTATATCGCACAGGAGGCGCCCGCCGGAGACGCCACGCCCTTGGAGACGGTGCTCGCCGCCGACACCGAGCGCGCTGCGCTGCTGGAGGAAGCCGAGGCGTTCGACGGCACCGGCTGCATGGACCGGCTCGGCGAGGTTCACGACCGGCTGATCGCGATCGACGCCTATTCCGCGCCATCGCGGGCCGCGCGCATCCTGGTGGGCCTCGGCTTCGACGAAGAGGCGCAGAACCAGCCGCTCGACAGCTTCTCGGGTGGGTGGAAGATGCGGGTCGCGCTCGCCGCCTTGCTGTTCTCGCAGCCCGACCTGCTGCTGCTCGACGAACCCAGCAACCACCTCGATCTCGAAGCGGTGATGTGGCTGGAGGATTTCCTCAAGAGCTACCGCGCGACGATCGTCGTCGTCAGCCACGAGCGCGATTTCCTCAACAACGTCGTCGACCACATCCTGCATCTGCAAGGCGGCAAGACGACGCTTTACCCCGGCGGCTATGACGCGTTCGAGCGGCAGCGTGCCGAGCGGCTCGCGCAGCTCGCTGCGGCCAGGGCCAATCAGGATGCGCAACGGGCCAAGCTGCAGGATTATGTCGCGCGCAACTCGGCGCGCGCCTCTACCGCGAAGCAGGCGCAGAGCCGCGCCAAGATGCTCGCCAAGATGCAGCCGATCGCCGAGGCGGTGAACGACCCGACGCTCAGCTTCGACTTCCCGAACCCGACCGAATTGCGCCCGCCGCTCATTACGCTCGATCACGCCGCGGTCGGCTATGGCGAGACGCCGATCCTGTCGCGGCTCAACCTGCGGATGGACCCCGAGGACCGCATCGCGCTGCTCGGCCGCAACGGCAACGGCAAGACGACGCTCGCCCGGCTGCTCGCCGCGCAGCTGACTCCGCTGGCCGGCGAGATGAGCGCCACCGGCAAGATGAAGGTCGGCTACTTCACGCAGTACCAGGTCGAGGAACTGGAGGCCGATGACACCCCGCTCGCGCATATGACGCGAGTGATGCCGGGCGCGTCGCCGGCGGCGGTGCGCGGACAGCTCGGGCGGTTCGGCTTCTCGGGCGACCGCGCGACCGCGCGCGTGGGCAGCATGTCGGGTGGCGAGCGCGCACGGCTGGCGCTCGCGCTGGTCACCCGCGAGGCGCCGCACCTGCTGATCCTCGACGAGCCGACGAACCACCTTGATGTCGACGCGCGAGAGGCGTTGGTGCAGGCGCTCAACGCCTACACCGGGGCTGTGCTGCTGGTCAGCCACGACCGGCATATGGTGGAGTTGAGCGCCGACCGGCTTGTGTTGGTGGACAATGGCACGGCCAAGGAATTCGACGGCAGCCTCGACGATTATATCGCCTTTGTGCTGGCGGGCGACGGCAAGGGCGCGGACAAGGCCAAGGGCACCAAGCAGGAGCGCAAGGCCGCGGCGGCCGCGCGCGAGAACGACAAGGCGCTGAAGAAGGAAGCGCGCGACGCCGAGGCGGAATTGACCAAGCTGACGGCGGAGCGCGCGGCGATCGACCGCGCGATGTTCGATCCGTCGACCGCCGAGCCAAAATACGCCAAGCTGACGATGACCGAGTTGATGAAGCAGCGCGCTGAGTTGAACGATCGGATCGAGGCCGCAGAAGCGCGCTGGATGGTCGCCAGCGAGGCAATGGAAGCGGCATAA
- a CDS encoding DUF3297 family protein: MSDTPPDHLSIDPSSPFFDQDALQRGVGIRFKGVERRDVEEYSMSEGWVRVALGKKVDRHGRPLTIKLTGPVEAYFENAAAGDDEEAGEGEEQA; encoded by the coding sequence ATGAGCGATACTCCTCCCGACCATCTGTCGATCGACCCGTCGAGCCCGTTCTTCGACCAGGACGCCCTGCAACGCGGCGTCGGCATCCGCTTCAAGGGCGTCGAGCGCCGCGATGTCGAGGAATATAGCATGTCCGAAGGCTGGGTTCGCGTCGCGCTCGGCAAGAAGGTCGACCGTCACGGACGTCCGCTGACGATCAAGCTGACCGGTCCGGTCGAGGCGTATTTCGAAAATGCCGCCGCGGGTGACGATGAGGAAGCAGGCGAGGGCGAAGAGCAGGCGTAA
- a CDS encoding TonB-dependent receptor yields MRRSSKSILLASLAAGVALSAIPAVAQTGSTAPATPETAADASDAGLGEVVVTAERRTENLRRVPVSVAVVTGDDLRTFQAGGEDALALAGRVPGLYAETTTGRIFPRFYIRGLGNIDFYLGASQPVSIIQDDVVLEHVVLKSNPVYDVANVEVLRGPQGSLFGRNTTAGIIKFDTIRPGQTWSSRFNASYGSYNTVTFDGGVGGPIVQDKIAVRLSGLYQHRDNWIDNSYTGVSRDGTRPGRDAMGGFDERDARLQVLLTPTETLSVNLSGHVRSYEGTSTVFHRGALIKGQNNINLEPRDRVALDEGANNPQAYKTYGGSVNAAWDFGAATLTSITAYETTSGYSRGDTDGGAATNFGGAGYGESMGRVRDLDQWTQEVRLASNGDGVFKWQFGGFYFDSRDDTEFYQRGYFLLPGDAQRNVNNWVRLHNVNTSWAVFGQASYRLAERLTLTAGARYTEDDKDTRLVRAGRNATGTVDTFPATAPRAIKLTGKEPSWDLSALYEIDPTASIYARVARGFRGPTIQGRSAVFNTPFSTANSETIMSYEAGVKTQPTSKLRLNATAFTYRVNDIQLNGNDANGNGTLFNADHANAYGVEAEMDWRPIRNITFSLGGSAIHTEIKDKRVFAQVCAFGGQVTCTVLDPTVKATIFGAPAVLAQIDGNPLPNAPRWQVDAAVRYDIPLSDRGNFFVASDVNMQGYTNFVLYKTREFFASDNLELGLKAGFTTADGRYEIAAFARNITNEKNLKGVIENYNAAVFNEPRIVGVSLSGKFD; encoded by the coding sequence ATGCGTCGTTCGTCGAAATCGATCCTGCTCGCCAGCCTTGCCGCCGGCGTCGCGCTCTCTGCTATTCCCGCCGTCGCCCAGACCGGCAGCACCGCGCCTGCTACGCCCGAAACGGCGGCCGACGCGAGCGACGCCGGGCTCGGCGAAGTGGTGGTGACGGCGGAACGCCGTACCGAGAACCTTCGCCGCGTGCCGGTGTCGGTCGCAGTGGTCACGGGTGACGACCTGCGCACCTTCCAGGCCGGCGGTGAGGATGCGCTGGCGCTCGCCGGTCGCGTACCCGGCCTGTATGCGGAGACGACCACCGGTCGCATCTTCCCGCGTTTCTACATTCGCGGGCTCGGCAACATCGATTTCTATCTCGGCGCATCGCAGCCGGTGTCGATCATCCAGGACGATGTCGTGCTGGAGCATGTCGTCCTGAAGTCCAACCCGGTCTATGACGTCGCCAATGTCGAGGTGCTGCGCGGACCGCAGGGCTCGCTGTTCGGGCGCAACACCACCGCCGGCATCATCAAATTCGACACGATCCGTCCCGGCCAGACCTGGTCGAGCCGCTTCAACGCCTCCTACGGCTCGTACAACACCGTCACCTTCGACGGCGGCGTTGGTGGGCCGATCGTGCAGGACAAGATCGCGGTACGTCTGTCGGGGCTGTACCAGCATCGCGACAATTGGATCGACAACAGCTACACCGGCGTCAGCCGCGACGGCACGCGTCCGGGTCGTGACGCGATGGGCGGCTTTGACGAGCGCGACGCGCGGTTGCAGGTGCTGCTGACCCCGACCGAGACGCTGTCGGTCAATCTGTCGGGCCACGTCCGCTCCTATGAGGGCACGTCGACGGTGTTCCACCGCGGCGCGCTCATCAAGGGCCAGAACAACATCAACCTCGAACCCCGCGACCGCGTCGCACTTGATGAAGGCGCGAACAATCCGCAGGCGTACAAGACCTATGGTGGGTCGGTGAACGCAGCGTGGGACTTCGGCGCCGCGACGCTGACCTCGATCACCGCCTATGAGACAACCTCGGGCTACAGCCGCGGCGACACCGACGGCGGTGCGGCGACCAACTTCGGCGGCGCCGGTTATGGCGAGAGCATGGGCCGCGTCCGCGACCTCGACCAGTGGACGCAGGAAGTCCGTCTCGCCAGCAACGGCGATGGGGTGTTCAAGTGGCAGTTCGGCGGCTTCTATTTCGACAGCCGCGACGACACCGAATTCTACCAGCGCGGCTATTTCCTGCTGCCGGGCGATGCGCAGCGCAACGTCAACAACTGGGTCCGGCTGCATAACGTCAACACCAGCTGGGCGGTGTTCGGGCAGGCCAGCTATCGGCTTGCCGAGCGCCTGACGCTGACCGCCGGCGCGCGCTACACCGAGGACGACAAGGACACCCGACTGGTCCGCGCCGGACGCAACGCCACGGGGACCGTCGATACCTTCCCGGCGACCGCGCCGCGTGCGATCAAGTTGACCGGCAAGGAGCCGAGCTGGGATCTGTCCGCGCTTTACGAGATCGACCCGACCGCGAGCATCTATGCCCGCGTCGCGCGCGGTTTCCGCGGGCCGACGATCCAGGGGCGCTCGGCGGTATTCAACACGCCGTTCTCCACCGCCAACAGCGAGACGATCATGTCGTACGAGGCGGGCGTGAAGACGCAGCCGACCTCGAAGCTGCGCCTCAACGCCACCGCCTTCACCTATCGGGTGAACGACATCCAGCTGAACGGCAATGACGCGAACGGCAACGGCACGCTGTTCAACGCCGATCACGCCAACGCCTACGGCGTCGAGGCGGAGATGGACTGGCGACCGATCCGCAACATCACCTTCTCGCTCGGCGGCAGCGCGATCCACACCGAGATCAAGGACAAGCGTGTCTTCGCACAGGTTTGCGCCTTCGGTGGTCAGGTGACCTGCACGGTGCTCGACCCGACGGTGAAAGCGACGATCTTCGGCGCGCCGGCGGTGCTGGCGCAGATCGACGGGAACCCGCTGCCCAACGCGCCGCGGTGGCAGGTCGATGCGGCGGTTCGTTACGATATCCCGCTGTCGGACCGCGGCAACTTCTTCGTGGCGAGCGACGTCAACATGCAGGGCTATACGAACTTCGTCCTGTACAAGACGCGTGAATTCTTCGCGAGCGACAATCTGGAGCTGGGGCTCAAGGCCGGCTTCACCACCGCGGATGGCCGCTATGAGATTGCGGCGTTTGCGCGCAACATCACCAACGAGAAGAACCTCAAGGGCGTGATCGAGAACTATAACGCCGCCGTGTTCAACGAGCCGCGGATCGTCGGCGTCTCGCTGAGCGGCAAGTTCGACTGA
- a CDS encoding HAD family hydrolase, translating into MPIDLICLDADDTLWHNMRFFAAAEQAFADLVAPYAEDAAARARMQAIEIRNLRHYGYGAKSFTLSMIETALDLAGDDLPAASVRRILAIGRELLAHPVELLDGIGETLERLAAIGRLVLVTKGDLLHQEVKLAASGLGQLFTGVEIVSDKRAETFVRVFHRYGCTPERAVMAGDSMRSDVLPALEAGAWGAYIPQPLAWAHEVATAPADHPRFRQLSRLAELPDWIEEIA; encoded by the coding sequence ATGCCGATCGATCTCATCTGCCTCGATGCCGACGACACGCTGTGGCACAATATGCGCTTCTTCGCCGCGGCCGAGCAGGCGTTCGCCGATCTGGTCGCGCCCTACGCCGAAGACGCCGCGGCGAGGGCGCGGATGCAGGCGATCGAGATCCGCAATCTGCGGCACTATGGCTATGGAGCGAAGAGCTTCACGCTGTCGATGATCGAAACGGCGCTCGACCTCGCGGGCGACGATCTGCCGGCGGCGAGTGTGCGGCGCATCCTTGCAATCGGGCGCGAGTTGCTCGCGCATCCGGTCGAGTTGCTCGACGGGATCGGTGAGACGCTCGAGCGATTGGCGGCGATCGGGCGGTTGGTGTTGGTGACCAAGGGCGATCTGCTCCACCAGGAGGTGAAGCTGGCCGCCTCCGGGCTGGGGCAGCTCTTCACCGGTGTCGAGATCGTCAGCGACAAGCGCGCCGAGACGTTCGTCCGCGTCTTCCATCGCTATGGCTGCACACCCGAACGCGCGGTGATGGCCGGCGATTCGATGCGCTCGGATGTGCTGCCCGCGCTGGAGGCAGGCGCATGGGGTGCGTACATCCCGCAGCCGCTGGCATGGGCGCACGAGGTGGCGACCGCGCCAGCAGACCACCCGCGCTTCCGTCAATTGTCACGATTGGCGGAGTTGCCCGACTGGATCGAGGAGATTGCGTAA
- the typA gene encoding translational GTPase TypA, with protein sequence MNLRNIAIIAHVDHGKTTLVDQLFRQSGTFRDNQRVEERAMDSNDLEKERGITILAKPTSIEWEGTRINIVDTPGHADFGGEVERILSMVDGVILLVDAAEGAMPQTKFVTGKALALGLRPIVVVNKVDRSDARIQEVLDEVFDLFVALEASDEQLDFPVLYASGRNGYASTDMDRREGTLTPLFQKIVDHVPPPALDQEAPFSFLVTLLDRDNFLGRILTGRVQSGVVKLNQPIHALDNQGNVIETGRASKLMSFRGLERVPVEEARAGDIISLAGLAVATVANTICDTTVSVPIQAQPIDPPTLSMRFAVNDSPMAGREGSKVTSRMIRDRLMREAETNVAIKVTEAADRDSFEVAGRGELQLGVLIETMRREGFELGISRPRVLFGEDEDGKKTEPYETVIIDVDEEHSGTVVEKMNLRKAEMTDMRPSTGGKTRITFSAPSRGMIGYHGEFLSDTRGTGIMNRLFEKYGPHKGNIEGRKNGVLISNGAGEAQGYALGPLEDRGILFVGHGEALYEGMIIGENAKTDDLEVNPMKAKQLTNFRASGGKDDAIRLTPPKKMTLEQAIAYIDDDEMVEVTPKSIRLRKRFLDPNERKRASRAKAA encoded by the coding sequence ATGAACCTGCGCAATATCGCCATCATCGCGCACGTCGATCATGGCAAGACCACTCTCGTCGACCAGTTGTTCCGTCAGTCCGGCACCTTCCGCGACAACCAGCGCGTCGAGGAGCGCGCGATGGACTCGAACGACCTCGAAAAGGAGCGCGGGATCACCATTCTCGCCAAGCCGACGTCGATCGAGTGGGAAGGCACGCGCATCAACATCGTCGACACGCCCGGCCACGCCGACTTCGGCGGCGAGGTGGAGCGCATCCTCAGCATGGTCGACGGCGTGATCCTGCTGGTCGACGCTGCCGAGGGCGCGATGCCGCAGACCAAGTTCGTGACCGGGAAGGCGCTGGCGCTGGGCCTGCGCCCGATCGTCGTCGTCAACAAGGTCGACCGTTCGGACGCCCGCATCCAGGAAGTACTGGACGAAGTGTTCGACCTGTTCGTCGCGCTTGAGGCGAGCGACGAGCAGCTCGACTTCCCCGTGCTCTATGCGTCGGGCCGCAACGGCTATGCGTCGACGGACATGGACCGTCGCGAGGGCACGCTGACCCCGCTGTTCCAGAAGATCGTCGATCACGTGCCGCCGCCTGCGCTGGATCAGGAAGCGCCGTTCAGCTTCCTCGTCACGCTGCTCGACCGCGACAATTTCCTCGGCCGTATCCTCACCGGTCGCGTCCAGTCGGGCGTAGTGAAGCTGAACCAGCCGATCCACGCGCTCGACAATCAGGGCAATGTCATCGAGACCGGCCGTGCGTCGAAGCTGATGAGCTTCCGCGGGCTGGAGCGCGTGCCGGTCGAAGAGGCGCGCGCGGGTGACATCATCTCGCTCGCCGGCCTCGCGGTCGCGACCGTCGCCAACACGATCTGCGACACCACGGTCAGTGTGCCGATCCAGGCGCAGCCGATCGATCCGCCGACGCTGTCGATGCGCTTTGCGGTCAACGATTCGCCGATGGCGGGCCGTGAGGGCAGCAAGGTGACGAGCCGCATGATCCGCGACCGCTTGATGCGCGAAGCGGAAACCAACGTCGCGATCAAGGTGACCGAGGCTGCCGACCGCGACAGCTTCGAGGTCGCCGGTCGCGGCGAGCTTCAGCTCGGCGTGCTGATCGAGACGATGCGCCGCGAGGGCTTCGAACTGGGGATCAGCCGCCCGCGCGTGCTGTTCGGCGAGGACGAGGACGGCAAGAAGACCGAGCCGTACGAAACCGTCATCATCGACGTCGACGAGGAGCATTCGGGCACGGTCGTCGAGAAGATGAACCTCCGCAAGGCCGAGATGACCGACATGCGGCCCTCGACCGGCGGCAAGACGCGCATCACCTTCTCCGCGCCGTCGCGCGGCATGATCGGCTATCACGGCGAATTCCTGTCGGACACGCGCGGCACCGGCATCATGAACCGGCTGTTCGAGAAGTACGGTCCGCACAAGGGCAATATCGAGGGCCGCAAGAACGGCGTCCTGATCTCGAACGGCGCTGGCGAGGCGCAGGGCTATGCGCTCGGGCCGCTCGAGGATCGCGGTATCCTGTTCGTCGGTCACGGCGAGGCGCTGTACGAGGGCATGATCATCGGCGAGAACGCCAAGACGGATGACCTAGAGGTCAACCCGATGAAGGCGAAGCAGCTGACGAACTTCCGCGCTTCGGGCGGCAAGGACGATGCGATCCGCCTGACCCCGCCGAAGAAGATGACGCTGGAGCAGGCGATCGCCTACATCGACGACGACGAGATGGTCGAAGTCACGCCGAAGTCGATCCGCCTGCGCAAGCGTTTCCTCGACCCGAACGAGCGCAAGCGCGCCAGCCGCGCCAAGGCGGCGTAA
- a CDS encoding toxic anion resistance protein has protein sequence MATAPNDATEPTLVLTPPDPVPEVRAEKAAGLVPVDDGKRSELERRVDAFVEQLIAEDVNSPEFGKRVDAITAMGQKEIRDAAGQSNRFLDRPVRAMDQEAGVGKDLAELRRVVEDLDPGKKGKLTTPQKLFGVIPFGNKVRNYFDGYKSAQSHIASILKSLGSGKDELLMDNAAIDTERANLWTAMGRLEQMIHLSRTMDARLEDKANELDHTDPAKAKAIRETALFYARQRTQDLLTQMAVTVQGYLALDLVKKNNVELIKGVDRASTTTVAALRTAVTVAQALTNQKLVLEQITQLNTTTAGLIDSTGNLLRQNTARIHEQAAASTIPLETLQRAFQNIYDTMDAIDTFKLKALDTMKVTVDTLGNEVEKSRGYIARAEGATQNRVAGGAEQFKLESL, from the coding sequence ATGGCGACCGCTCCGAACGACGCGACCGAGCCGACGCTGGTGCTCACCCCGCCCGATCCGGTGCCCGAGGTCCGCGCCGAAAAGGCCGCCGGGCTGGTGCCGGTCGACGATGGCAAGCGCAGCGAATTGGAACGGCGCGTCGATGCCTTCGTCGAACAGCTGATCGCCGAGGACGTCAACTCGCCGGAATTCGGCAAGCGCGTCGATGCGATTACGGCGATGGGGCAGAAGGAGATCCGCGACGCCGCCGGGCAGTCGAACCGCTTTCTCGATCGCCCGGTGCGCGCGATGGATCAGGAGGCCGGGGTGGGCAAGGACCTCGCCGAGTTGCGCCGCGTGGTCGAGGATCTCGATCCGGGCAAGAAGGGCAAGCTGACCACGCCGCAAAAGCTGTTCGGGGTCATTCCGTTCGGCAACAAGGTCCGCAACTACTTCGACGGCTACAAATCGGCGCAGTCGCATATCGCCTCGATCCTGAAGAGCCTGGGCAGCGGCAAGGACGAGCTGCTGATGGACAATGCGGCGATCGATACCGAGCGCGCGAACCTGTGGACCGCGATGGGACGGCTGGAGCAGATGATCCACCTCTCGCGCACGATGGACGCGCGGCTGGAGGACAAGGCCAACGAACTGGATCACACCGACCCCGCCAAGGCCAAGGCGATCCGTGAGACAGCCTTGTTCTACGCCCGGCAACGGACGCAGGATCTGCTGACGCAGATGGCGGTGACGGTGCAGGGCTATCTGGCGCTCGATCTGGTCAAGAAGAACAATGTCGAGCTGATCAAGGGCGTCGACCGCGCGAGCACGACGACGGTCGCCGCGCTGCGCACCGCGGTGACGGTGGCGCAGGCGCTGACCAACCAGAAACTGGTGCTGGAGCAGATCACGCAGCTCAACACGACGACCGCCGGGCTGATCGATTCGACCGGCAACCTGCTGCGCCAGAATACCGCACGCATCCACGAGCAGGCGGCGGCGTCGACGATCCCGCTGGAGACGCTGCAACGCGCGTTCCAGAACATCTATGACACGATGGACGCGATCGACACGTTCAAGCTGAAGGCGCTCGACACGATGAAGGTGACCGTCGACACGCTCGGCAACGAGGTGGAGAAATCGCGCGGCTATATCGCGCGTGCAGAGGGCGCGACGCAGAACCGCGTGGCGGGCGGGGCCGAGCAGTTCAAGCTCGAGTCGTTGTGA
- a CDS encoding winged helix DNA-binding protein, translating to MATPFGFAGARTTSFVLASMDARGGAAALEAIALIGGELRAHVALQEAPAALVATPDPVPVAVLDLEGASDELAHDVVAVVGMLAQAQAWRCIVAMEIAQIDLVMAALGDAADSVQLLCAPAQHEWLGTLAVAAAREPGSVRAADEERDQLARLSAEVARIAEMLTRITERDGGGRAEDRYLAFAPASPMSEISSTTVRDVLRARRLRDRFFEGGLFEDPAWDMLLDLFAAQLEGTRVSVSSLCIAAAVAPTTALRWIGKLTAARLLARAPDPEDGRRAFVALTDQASDAMHRYVSTLAEARLPFV from the coding sequence ATGGCGACCCCGTTCGGCTTTGCCGGCGCCCGCACGACGTCGTTCGTGCTGGCGTCGATGGACGCGCGCGGCGGTGCCGCGGCGCTGGAGGCGATCGCACTGATCGGCGGCGAATTGCGCGCGCATGTCGCGTTGCAGGAGGCGCCGGCGGCACTGGTCGCGACGCCCGATCCCGTCCCGGTGGCGGTGCTCGATCTGGAGGGAGCATCCGACGAACTCGCGCATGACGTGGTCGCGGTCGTCGGGATGCTCGCACAGGCGCAGGCGTGGCGCTGCATCGTGGCGATGGAGATCGCGCAGATCGATCTAGTGATGGCCGCGCTCGGCGATGCCGCCGACTCCGTGCAGCTGCTTTGCGCGCCCGCTCAGCACGAGTGGCTCGGGACCCTGGCGGTCGCTGCCGCGCGTGAACCCGGATCGGTGCGCGCCGCCGACGAGGAGCGTGACCAACTGGCGCGGCTCAGTGCCGAGGTGGCGCGCATCGCCGAGATGCTGACGCGCATCACCGAGCGCGATGGCGGCGGGCGCGCCGAGGACCGGTACCTCGCGTTCGCACCGGCCTCGCCGATGAGCGAGATCAGCTCGACGACGGTGCGCGACGTGCTGCGCGCGCGCCGCCTGCGCGATCGCTTCTTCGAGGGCGGGCTGTTCGAGGACCCGGCGTGGGACATGCTGCTCGATCTGTTCGCCGCGCAACTGGAGGGAACGCGCGTCTCGGTGTCGAGCCTGTGCATCGCCGCCGCGGTCGCCCCGACCACCGCGCTACGCTGGATCGGCAAGCTCACCGCCGCACGGCTGCTCGCGCGTGCTCCCGATCCCGAGGACGGACGTCGCGCCTTCGTCGCCCTGACCGACCAGGCGAGCGATGCGATGCATCGCTACGTCTCCACGCTAGCGGAGGCGCGGCTGCCGTTCGTGTGA
- a CDS encoding NAD(P)(+) transhydrogenase (Re/Si-specific) subunit beta: protein MQHVAVNPWVALAYLIAGVCFILALRGLSSPTTSQRGNRFGMIGMGIAVVTTLVTHVPTITVLVEGYDYAALFSAIDTVAVFEIVAAIALGAAIGLTTARRIAMTAMPQLVAAFHSLVGLAAVLVAAAAYLNPVAFGIALPVLTPDGAVALINPVSRIEMGLGVAIGAITFSGSVIAFFKLNGNMGGAPILLPARHVINLGVLAAIIALVAYFTLDQSPWVFWTITALSFAIGFLLIVPIGGADMPVVVSMLNSYSGWAAAAMGFTLHNSAMIITGALVGSSGAILSYIMCRAMNRSFVSVIAGGFGAEAGGGGASAAKTDRPWKRGSAEDAAFLMSQAEQVIIVPGYGMAVAQAQHVLREMADKLKAEGVRVKYAIHPVAGRMPGHMNVLLAEANVPYDEVFELEDINSEFAQTDVAFVIGANDVTNPAAKTDKTSPIYGMPVLDVEKAKTVLFVKRSMGGVGYAGVDNDVFYRDNTMMLLADAKKMVEDIVKALD, encoded by the coding sequence GTGCAACACGTCGCCGTCAATCCATGGGTCGCTTTGGCGTACCTGATCGCAGGCGTCTGCTTCATCCTGGCGCTGCGCGGCCTGTCGAGCCCGACCACCAGCCAGCGCGGCAACCGATTCGGCATGATCGGCATGGGCATCGCGGTCGTGACGACGCTGGTCACGCATGTTCCGACGATCACCGTTCTGGTCGAAGGTTATGACTATGCCGCGCTTTTCTCGGCGATCGATACCGTCGCGGTCTTCGAGATCGTCGCCGCGATCGCCCTTGGCGCCGCGATCGGCCTTACCACCGCGCGTCGGATAGCGATGACCGCGATGCCGCAGCTCGTCGCCGCCTTCCACAGCCTCGTCGGGCTCGCCGCGGTGCTGGTCGCCGCGGCCGCCTACCTGAACCCGGTCGCGTTCGGGATCGCGCTGCCGGTGCTCACGCCCGACGGTGCGGTCGCGCTCATCAACCCGGTCAGCCGGATCGAGATGGGGCTGGGCGTCGCGATCGGCGCGATCACCTTCTCGGGCAGCGTCATCGCGTTCTTCAAGCTCAACGGCAACATGGGCGGCGCGCCGATCCTGCTGCCCGCGCGCCACGTCATCAACCTCGGCGTCCTCGCCGCGATCATCGCGCTGGTGGCCTATTTCACGCTAGACCAGAGCCCGTGGGTGTTCTGGACGATCACCGCGCTCAGCTTCGCGATCGGCTTCCTGCTGATTGTGCCGATCGGCGGCGCGGACATGCCGGTCGTGGTGTCGATGCTCAACAGCTATTCGGGCTGGGCCGCCGCCGCGATGGGCTTCACGCTCCACAACAGCGCGATGATCATCACCGGCGCGCTGGTCGGTTCGTCGGGCGCGATTCTCTCCTACATCATGTGTCGCGCGATGAACCGCAGCTTCGTGAGCGTCATCGCGGGCGGATTCGGCGCCGAGGCGGGCGGCGGTGGCGCAAGCGCCGCCAAAACGGACCGACCGTGGAAGCGTGGTTCGGCCGAGGATGCCGCCTTCCTGATGAGCCAGGCCGAACAGGTCATCATCGTTCCCGGTTATGGCATGGCGGTCGCGCAGGCGCAGCACGTATTGCGCGAAATGGCCGACAAGCTGAAGGCCGAGGGCGTGCGCGTCAAATATGCCATCCATCCGGTCGCGGGTCGGATGCCGGGACATATGAACGTGTTGCTGGCCGAGGCGAACGTCCCTTACGACGAGGTCTTCGAGTTGGAGGACATCAACTCCGAATTCGCGCAGACCGACGTCGCGTTCGTGATCGGCGCGAACGACGTCACCAATCCGGCGGCGAAGACCGACAAGACCTCGCCGATCTACGGCATGCCGGTGCTTGATGTCGAAAAGGCCAAAACGGTCCTGTTCGTGAAACGTTCGATGGGCGGAGTCGGCTATGCCGGCGTCGACAACGACGTTTTCTACAGGGACAATACGATGATGCTACTCGCCGACGCGAAGAAGATGGTCGAAGATATCGTCAAGGCGTTGGACTGA